A stretch of Ipomoea triloba cultivar NCNSP0323 chromosome 11, ASM357664v1 DNA encodes these proteins:
- the LOC115997609 gene encoding protein IMPAIRED IN BABA-INDUCED STERILITY 1-like: MGCAASKKAVSVTPAAFDHSGLLRKDDGGDAVRSDAKKMKRKSRVAMSETASFRLGNIQNYAEAEQVAAGWPAWLSAVAGEAIHGLVPLRADSFQTLEKIGQGTYSTVFQARDLDSGRIVALKKVRFDHLEPGSVQFMAREIAILRRLDHPNIIKLEGIVASQLSCSIYLVFEYMEHDVSGLLSCPEVTFSESQIKCYMKQLLSGLHYCHSRGIMHRDIKGANLLVNNEGILKVGDFGLANFCNLRRRKPLTSRVVTLWYRPPELLLGSTNYGASVDLWSVGCVFGELLTGRPILRGRTEVEQLHKIFKLCGSPPDEYWTSSKLPRATLFKPQHHYESCIWEAFRHLPKDAASLIETLLRVEPHKRGTAASALASEYFKTKPYACDPSSMPKYPPNKEINARQREEITRKRTGARAHRPKTIRKLTRKQNALSKLVPEENVPVQNQTARKSDGPILHNHNKNDMVMNLEQHKQSIDMMEEASHTRNVSQSDVPFSGPLQVSGSSGFAWAKRRFDDSSRRSRSRSSSKSLLFEPSGALELKNNSGSKRQEKCEHRNCGETNSKCHDFCENGMHADPCDASDWYLPKELPIEVYLEEELALKKMNLLGDHGDRVEYSGPLLSQSHRVDELLEKRERQIRHAVQKSWL, from the exons ATGGGCTGTGCGGCCTCGAAGAAGGCGGTGTCCGTGACGCCGGCGGCTTTTGATCACTCCGGCTTGCTCCGGAAAGACGACGGCGGCGATGCCGTCCGGAGCGATGCGAAGAAAATGAAGAGGAAGTCTAGGGTTGCGATGAGCGAGACAGCGAGCTTTAGGCTTGGGAATATACAGAATTATGCCGAAGCGGAGCAAGTGGCGGCTGGGTGGCCTGCTTGGCTCAGTGCGGTTGCAGGGGAAGCCATTCACGGTTTGGTGCCGCTCAGAGCTGACTCTTTTCAGACACTGGAGAAG ATTGGTCAAGGTACATATAGCACTGTATTTCAAGCACGTGATCTAGACAGTGGGAGGATAGTTGCACTGAAGAAGGTGAGATTTGATCATTTGGAGCCAGGAAGTGTGCAGTTTATGGCACGAGAGATAGCGATACTCCGCAGGCTTGACCACccaaacattataaaattagaaGGGATAGTCGCTTCACAATTGTCATGTAGCATTTATCTTGTGTTTGAGTACATGGAACATGATGTTTCTGGACTCTTGTCTTGTCCTGAAGTCACATTCAGCGAATCACAG ATTAAATGCTACATGAAGCAGTTATTGTCTGGGCTTCATTATTGTCATTCTCGGGGTATAATGCATCGAGATATCAAAGGAGCAAATCTTCTGGTAAATAACGAAGGAATCTTGAAGGTTGGTGATTTTGGATTGGCAAACTTTTGTAACCTTAGGCGGAGAAAACCATTGACCAGTCGAGTTGTCACATTGTGGTATCGTCCCCCTGAGCTATTATTAGGTTCCACAAATTATGGAGCTTCTGTGGATCTTTGGAGTGTTGGATGTGTATTTGGGGAACTTCTTACTGGTAGACCTATTCTTCGAGGAAGAACTGAG GTAGAGCAACTGCACAAAATTTTCAAGCTTTGCGGATCACCACCAGATGAATACTGGACGAGTTCTAAACTTCCTCGTGCAACTCTTTTTAAACCTCAGCATCATTATGAGAGCTGTATTTGGGAAGCCTTTAGACATCTACCGAAAGATGCAGCCTCCCTGATAGAAACTCTTCTTAGAGTGGAACCACACAAGCGCGGGACTGCTGCTTCTGCACTTGCATCTGAG TATTTTAAGACGAAACCTTATGCATGCGATCCTTCAAGCATGCCCAAGTACCCACCAAACAAAGAGATCAATGCCAGGCAGCGTGAAGAAATTACAAG GAAGAGGACTGGTGCTAGAGCCCATCGGCCAAAGACAATAAGAAAGCTAACTAGAAAACAGAATGCACTAAGTAAACTGGTACCAGAAGAG AATGTACCAGTCCAAAACCAAACTGCACGTAAAAGTGATGGCCCTATCCTTCATAATCACAACAAGAATGATATGGTTATGAACCTGGAGCAACATAAGCAATCAATTGATATGATGGAAGAGGCTTCCCACACAAGGAATGTGTCTCAAAGTGATGTCCCCTTTTCAGGTCCACTTCAGGTTTCTGGATCAAGTGGCTTTGCATGGGCTAAGAGACGGTTTGATGATTCATCCCGAAGATCACGGAGTAGGTCTAGTTCGAAAAGCCTACTGTTTGAGCCATCAGGTGCATTAGAACTGAAAAATAACTCGGGATCCAAGAGGCAAGAAAAGTGTGAACACAGAAATTGTGGTGAGACCAATTCTAAATGCCATGATTTCTGTGAAAATGGCATGCATGCAGATCCTTGTGATGCTTCTGATTGGTATCTCCCAAAAGAATTGCCCATAGAAGTTTATCTTGAAGAAGAACTGGCTCTCAAGAAGATGAACTTG CTTGGGGATCATGGAGACAGGGTTGAATATTCAGGACCCTTGTTGTCTCAGTCACACAGAGTTGATGAGCTCTTGGAGAAACGTGAGCGCCAGATCAGACATGCGGTTCAGAAATCATGGTTATAA
- the LOC115996719 gene encoding formin-like protein 5 produces the protein MCGIVAQLHDYYPDASFMVFNFKDRDRRSPISDIMSQYAMTVMDYPLQYEGYPILPLEIIDHFLRSSESWLSVEGKQNVLLVHCERGGWPLLAFMLAGLLLYRKQYTGEQKTLEMVYKQAPRELLHLLSNLNPQQSQLRYLQYISRSFGSDRPPSDTLALNCIVIRLLPLYNNGRGCHPVDDESETEVASPDEFFEVDEIFSSIVDGHEGRVSSDTPAARESAQNDKSSEPVLKEELEHHSFLDCASDEGNRRHDGRIGSNYRASKSCPFGNENEVLVSINVDPKFSCSIESQAVFPGVHDNSDEGKNNQDRDGTLTQKLERQGSEQKMDDDSNRQQSDNVPLAAPKKQPLANSTTSADAFGTKNESEHQDSQAVFPVHGKLDEEENNQDEESISTQELERQGSEQKMDADSNKQQCDNVPPAAPKKQPLANSTTSADHFGAKTESKQQESQGSLSRQAKPKTISWQMASSEGSYTNLIHVSDPPSRCNSAPPALALDKDFQSQGKPKAPSPCASPESFAPINDSIFMAGCVAKHSSCPASLDISTAKIASIVASSTSLPQDRVPQVHPPPPPPLPTWYTSSLSSQVPYEQQVAEINSSPLPTPYFRQQASHSTTVSSLGLIPPPPPLPTLLLFSTCVAVGTTSPPLPVAQPPALPLPPGAPGPPGGAPPPPGCCYVPGQRHASRGEGKMWRCVLPGRGPAGAAKRSTLKPWYWSKVTRKLQGSLWEELQRRGEPQVAPEEIEALFSTVVPKSNKDKSGGKQKAAGSKPDKIHLAAARARL, from the exons ATGTGTGGGATTGTAGCTCAGCTACATGACTATTATCCAGATGCTTCATTCATGGTTTTTAACTTTAAAGATCGGGATAGGAGAAGCCCAATATCTGACATCATGTCCCAGTATGCTATGACTGTCATGGATTATCCTTTGCAATATGAGGGGTACCCAATATTGCCACTAGAGATAATCGACCACTTTTTGCGGTCCAGTGAGAGCTGGTTGTCAGTTGAAGGCAAGCAAAATGTGCTGTTAGTGCACTGTGAGAGGGGAGGATGGCCTTTGTTGGCCTTCATGCTTGCAGGCCTTCTTTTGTACAGAAAACAGTACACTGGTGAGCAGAAGACTCTTGAAATGGTATACAAACAAGCTCCTAGAgaacttcttcatcttttgtCTAATTTGAATCCACAGCAATCCCAGCTTAGATATCTTCAATATATATCTAGAAGTTTTGGGTCAGATAGGCCTCCATCAGACACTCTAGCTTTGAACTGTATCGTAATTAGATTGCTTCCTCTATACAATAATGGAAGGGGGTGCCATCCGGTAGATGATGAGAGTGAGACAGAAGTTGCCTCACCTGACGAGTTTTTTGAGGTGGATGAGATATTCAGTAGCATTGTCGATGGGCATGAGGGAAGGGTCTCCTCTGATACTCCCGCAGCTCGTGAAAGTGCGCAGAATGATAAGAGTTCTGAACCAGTCTTGAAGGAGGAATTGGAGCATCACTCTTTTCTAGATTGTGCATCTGATGAAGGAAACCGAAGGCATGATGGCAGGATAGGTTCTAATTATCGGGCATCAAAATCATGTCCTTTTGGCAATGAAAATGAGGTGTTAGTCTCTATTAATGTGGACCCAAAATTTTCATGCAGCATAGAATCTCAAGCAGTATTTCCTGGTGTTCATGACAACTCAGATGAAGGGAAGAATAATCAAGATAGAGATGGTACACTCACACAGAAGTTAGAAAGGCAGGGTTCTGAACAGAAAATGGATGATGATAGTAACAGGCAGCAGTCTGATAATGTACCCCTTGCTGCTCCAAAGAAACAGCCACTAGCAAACTCAACAACTTCTGCAGATGCTTTTGGTACGAAAAACGAATCTGAACATCAAGATTCTCAGGCAGTATTTCCTGTTCATGGCAAGTTAGATGAAGAGGAGAATAATCAAGATGAAGAGAGTATATCCACACAGGAGTTAGAAAGGCAGGGTTCTGAACAGAAAATGGATGCTGATAGTAACAAGCAGCAGTGTGATAATGTACCCCCTGCTGCTCCAAAGAAACAGCCACTTGCAAACTCAACAACTTCTGCAGATCATTTTGGTGCAAAAACTGAATCTAAACAGCAAGAATCTCAGGGAAGCCTTTCAAGACAGGCAAAACCAAAAACAATATCTTGGCAGATGGCTTCTAGTGAAGGCTCATACACCAATTTAATACATGTATCAGACCCGCCATCAAGGTGTAACAGTGCACCACCTGCACTTGCTCTTGATAAGGATTTTCAATCACAGGGGAAACCAAAGGCTCCATCTCCTTGTGCTTCTCCCGAAAGTTTTGCTCCAATCAATGATTCTATCTTCATGGCAGGTTGTGTGGCGAAGCATTCCTCCTGTCCTGCATCTTTAGATATATCAACAGCTAAGATTGCATCAATTGTTGCTTCTTCTACTTCCCTGCCACAAGATAGAGTCCCGCAAGTGCATCCACCTCCACCCCCACCACTTCCAACTTGGTATACCAGCTCTTTGTCATCTCAAGTGCCATATGAGCAGCAGGTAGCAGAGATAAATTCTTCTCCTCTTCCAACTCCATATTTCCGACAACAAGCAAGCCACAGTACAACAGTTTCCTCTCTTGGCCTAATTCCTCCCCCACCCCCTCTGCCAACATTGCTCCTGTTTTCTACTTGTGTTGCAGTTGGTACTACTTCTCCACCTCTACCTGTAGCTCAGCCCCCAGCCCTTCCTCTTCCACCAGGTGCTCCTGGACCTCCTGGAGGGGCACCTCCACCACCAGGGTGTTGTTATGTTCCCGGGCAAAGGCACGCGTCAAGGGGCGAGGGAAAGATGTGGAG GTGTGTACTCCCTGGGAGAGGACCCGCTGGAGCAGCTAAAAGATCTACCCTGAAGCCATGGTATTGGAGTAAGGTAACCAGAAAACTACAAGGAAGCTTGTGGGAGGAATTACAAAGACGTGGAGAGCCTCAAGT TGCACCAGAGGAAATTGAGGCTCTTTTCTCCACCGTAGTCCCCAAATCTAATAAAGACAAGTCTGGAGGAAAACAGAAGGCTGCCGGATCTAAACCTGACAAAATTCACCTG GCTGCTGCAAGGGCAAGGCTATGA